From Oncorhynchus mykiss isolate Arlee chromosome 25, USDA_OmykA_1.1, whole genome shotgun sequence, a single genomic window includes:
- the LOC110505380 gene encoding C-C chemokine receptor type 6-like produces the protein MEVRNAMQTDEYDYDPKDYTEGYPDESGTEYICNLNLNRDMEIVIQTYVHSFICAFGLCGNALVIVTYAFYKKAKTMTDVYLLNVAVADLLFIVTLPLIIYNEKHDWSMGSVVCKALRGAYSINLYSGMLLLACISGDRYISIVQARRSFGLRSRTLIYSRLICTAIWALAIALSIPTVIYNERVEETNRLGETIAVCQAQFESNKTARLIKVLVPSLQMTMGFFLPILVMVLCYASIIWTLLRAHSTQRHKAVRVVLAVVVVFIVCHLPYNMALLYHTVALFQQRECEGEKVILTTLTTTRSVAYLHCCLNPILYAFVGVKFRNHFRKILVDLWCLGRKYIYPSGRSSRMTSDLYIPARKSTDGSNNENGSSFTM, from the exons ATGGAGGTGCGTAATGCGATGCAAACAGATGAATATGATTATGACCCAAAAGACTACACTGAAGGTTATCCTGATGAAAGCGGAACAGAATATATCTGTAACCTGAATCTCAACCGTGATATGGAGATAGTCATACAGACCTACGTCCATTCCTTCATCTGTGCATTCGGTCTCTGTGGCAATGCATTGGTGATTGTCACATATGCCTTCTACAAGAAAGCCAAGACCATGACGGACGTGTACCTCCTGAACGTGGCTGTGGCAGATCTTCTGTTCATCGTGACCCTGCCACTCATCATCTACAATGAGAAGCATGACTGGAGCATGGGCTCAGTGGTCTGCAAG GCCCTACGAGGAGCCTACAGCATCAACCTGTACAGTGGCATGCTCCTGCTGGCCTGCATCAGTGGAGACCGCTACATCTCCATCGTCCAGGCCAGGCGGTCCTTCGGCCTCCGCTCCCGGACCCTGATCTACAGCCGCCTCATCTGCACTGCCATCTGGGCTCTGGCCATAGCCCTGTCTATCCCCACAGTCATCTACAACGAGCGGGTTGAGGAGACCAACAGGTTGGGAGAGACTATAGCCGTGTGCCAGGCTCAGTTTGAAAGTAACAAGACCGCCCGGCTGATAAAGGTGCTTGTACCCAGTCTGCAGATGACCATGGGGTTCTTCCTGCCCATCCTGGTCATGGTCCTCTGTTATGCCAGCATCATCTGGACCCTCCTGAGGGCCCACAGCACCCAGAGGCACAAG GCAGTGCGTGTGGTCCTAGCTGTGGTTGTGGTCTTTATTGTGTGCCACTTGCCCTACAACATGGCCCTGCTCTACCACACAGTGGCTCTGTTCCAGCAGAGGGAGTGTGAGGGGGAGAAGGTCATCCTCACCACCCTCACCACCACCAGGAGCGTGGCCTACCTCCACTGCTGCCTCAACCCCATCCTGTACGCCTTCGTCGGGGTCAAGTTCAGGAACCACTTCAGGAAGATCCTGGTGGATCTGTGGTGCCTGGGCAGGAAGTACATCTACCCCTCGGGTCGCTCCTCAcgcatgacctctgacctctatatCCCAGCTCGCAAGTCCACTGACGGATCCAACAATGAGAATGGCTCCTCGTTCACCATGTGA